From Sphingobium sp. B2D3C:
TCTGCAGCAGGTTCATCTGTCCTGTCTTCCTTCGTCTGCGTCGCGCGCCAGAGGCAGGTCAGTCCCGAGCGTTCCTGTAACGCTCCCAGAGGTCCGGCCTGCGTAACCGTGTGTCATCCTCCGCCCGTTGTTTCCGCCAGGCGGCGATCTTCGCATGATCCCCCGATCGCAACACTTCAGGGATCATACGCCCTTCCCACTCCTGGGGTCGGGTATACTGCGGATATTCAAGGAGGCCGTTCTCAAACGACTCCTCGACACCGCTAGAAGCCGCGCCCATTACGCCGGGAAGCAGGCGAATGCAAGCATCCAGCAGCATGAAAGCGCCGATTTCTCCGCCCGAGAGGATGATGTCGCCCATCGACACCTGTTCGATCGGCCGCCCTTCGAACAGCCGCTCGTCAAAGCCCTCGAAGCGCCCGCATAGAATCGTGGCGCCCGGCCCCTCGGCCAGCGTGCGAACCCGCGCCTGCGTGATCGGCGTGCCGCGCGGCGTCATTGCCAGCACCGGCAGGTCAGGGCGCGCATCCAGCGCATGATCGACCGCCCGGGCCAGCACATCGGCGCGCAGCACCATGCCTGCCCCGCCGCCTGCCGGCGTATCGTCCACGCTCTTGTGCTTGTCCGTCGCGAAGTCGCGGATCTGGATGGGTGCGCAGGACCACGCCCCCTCCCCCAATGCCCGACCGGCAAGCGAAATGCCGAGCGGCCCGGGAAACATCTCCGGATACAAGGTGAGAATCTGTGCAGTGAAGGTCATGATTTAAAGGCGATCAGCGGGATTGCGGACGTGCGGGACGATCGGCGATGCACACCAAAAATTCGGCCTCCCCGCCGCCCAGAAGCGCCGAGAGGAGAGACTTGACCCGCAGGAGACGCTTCGCGACCGGCCAGCGCCTCGTGCGCAGCCCGCGCGTCCGCATGATCTCTTCCGAAGCGCCCACCATGAAATTGAACTGCCGCGAGCTGGGCTTGGCAAAAACCTTGGCGGACCGCAGGCCATTGCTGACCGCCAGGTTTCTCAGGGCGCGCCTGGTGAACAGATGCAGATGCCGGGGCGTTTCCAGCCCCCGCCAATGTTCCCCAAAATGGCGGTGCCCCAGCGCATCGACGTTCGGCGTGATCATCACTAGCCGCCCGCCTGGTGCGAGCAGTTCACCGCACCGCGCAATCGTGCGACCGGGCTCGGGGACATGCTCGATGACATTGTCGAGCAGGATGCCGTCGAACCTCTTCCCATCAAATCGCGGATCAAAAATATCGGTCGCGAAGACCTGTGCGCCGCGCACCTGCGACGCCACGGCTACCGCCTGTTCATCGAAGTCGATCCCGACGGCGCTCCAGCCCGCCTCGACAATCGACCGCAGGAACCCGCCGGACCCGCAGCCGACATCCAGCATGACGCCGGGCTTGCGGTGCGCGAAGTAATTGAGACCCGACTGGTAGTGATGCTTCCACCAGGGCAGCAGGCCCAGAAGCCGATAGCGCAAAGCCGGCGCATGCGAGGCGGCCCCCTCCGGCGCCACGATCACCGGTGCCTGGTCATGGGTATGGTAGGATTGATAGAGCGTCGCCAGGCTCTGCGGCGTGGGCATGGGGTCGATCCACCCAGAGCCGCAGTGCGGATCGCGACAGATCCTCAGCCCCCAGCGTCCCGGCGCGCCGAACATCGGATCGCGCAGATCGCGATAGTGCTGAGTGCCCGATTCGCCGCACAAGGGACAATCCGGCGCGGGCAGGCAGCCAATACCCTCATTGTCCAAAACAATCGCGTTCATGCGGCCCTGCGCTCTTGGAGGTGATCGATCGAGACCGATCCATGTGGGCAAGCAAGAGGCCCGTCCTCATTCGCCGAAGCGGAATGTCCTGTCAGTCTGCAAGGAAAAGACTGCTCAGGACAAGTCTTTCCTCGTTCCAGTCGAGCACCGCTTCCGGCAGCATGGGGACCATGAACCGTTTTCCGCCGGGCTTCTCGATTTCGATGACGTCACCGGCCCCGAAATTCTCGACAGCCACGACCGTCCCCACCGCTTCAGCCGATTCGGCAACGCAGGACAGGCCGATCAAATCGACATGATAATATTCGCCGGGTTCGAGCGGGGGCAGCGCTGAGCGCGGAACGGTGAGTTCCACGCCGCGCAAGGCTTCGGCGGCATTGCGATCGGTAATTTCCGCAAAACGCGCGACGGCGCCATTCGAGCCATCGCGTACCGTCTTGAGCGTGAGGGTGCGACCGACCGCCTCGAAGCTCTTGTAGCGCTTCAAGCTCTCCGGCCCATCGCCGAAGAGCTTGAGACGCACTTCCCCCGTCACGCCATGCGCGCCGATGACAGCCGCGAGCGTGACGGGACGATCCACGGGCAAGATCAGCCTTCGGCCTGCTCTTCAGCGGCAGCCTCGGTAGCGGGTGCTTCCTCGGCGGGGGCTTCAGCAGCCGGCTCTTCAGCCGGAGCATTGGCGGCTTCTTCCGCAGCCTTGCGGGCTTCCTCGGCCTCGGCCAGCTTGGTGGCCTTGTCCTCGGCGCGGTCCTTGGCCTTCTGGCCCGGCTCTGCCTTGTTGGGGTTGTTGCGCGCGGCGCGCTCCTTGACGCCTGCGGCATCGAGGAAGCGGGCGACACGGTCGGTCGGCTGGGCGCCGACGCTCACCCAGTGCTTGGCGCGCTCGGTGTCGAGCACGACGCGCTTCTCGTCATCCTTGGCGAGCAGCGGGTTGTAGCTGCCGATGCGCTCGATGAAGCGGCCATCGCGCGGCGAGCGGCTGTCCGTCACCACGATCTTGTAATAGGGGCGCTTCTTGGAGCCACCGCGCGACAGGCGAATGCTGGTTGCCATCTGTAACTTACCTTACCTTTCTTCTGAACTCTGAACCTGAAATTCGTTACGTTACTTCTTGAGAAAATTCTGAAAACCCGGCGGAAGTTTAGGCATGTCCGGCATCCCCGGAAGGCCCTTGAGGGCGCTGAGATCGCCTTGCCCGGCTCCCGGTGTACCGCCACCACCGCCGAGCAAACCGCCCAGCCCGCCGCCGCCACCGCCGCCCGCGAACATCTTGGCCAGTCCCTTGAGACCGCCCATTTTCTTGATCTTCTTCATAGCGGTTTCCATCTCCTTGTGCATCTTGAGGAGACGGTTGACGTCCTGCACCTGAAGACCGGCGCCCTTGGCCACGCGGATCTTGCGCTTGGCGTTGAGCAATTCCGGCTTCTCCCGTTCCTTGAGCGTCATCGAGCCGATGAGCGCATCGAGGTGAACGAGTGTCTTGTCGTTGACGCCGGCATTGGTCATCTGCGCCTGCGCCTTTTTGAGGCCGGGGATCATGCCCGCGAGCATGCCGAGGCCGCCCATGCGCTGCATCTGGCTGAGCTGCGCGCGCAGATCGTTGAGATCGAACTTGCCGGCAGCCATGCGCTTGGCCAGCTTGTCGGCATCTTCCTGCTGGATCGTCTCCGCCGCGCGCTCGACCAAGCTGACGACATCGCCCATACCAAGGATGCGCTGCGCGACCCGCGCGGGATGGAAGGGCTCGATGGCATCGAGCTTTTCGCCGGTGCCCGCGAACTTGATCGGCTGGCCGGTGACGGCACGCATGGAGAGCGCGGCACCCCCACGCGCATCGCCGTCCATGCGGGTGAGGACGACGCCGGTCAGCGGCACCTGCTCGGTGAAGCTCTTGGCGACGTTGACGGCGTCCTGGCCGGTCAGGCTGTCGACGACCAGCAGGATTTCAGCCGGCGTCGCGACATCCGCGACCGCTTTCATCTCGTCCATCAGCGCCTGATCGACATGCAGGCGGCCGGCCGTGTCCAGCATCAGCACGTCGAAGCCCTGCAGCTTCGCGGACTGGAGCGCGCGGCGGGCAATATCCACCGGCTGCTGACCGGGCACGATCGGCAGCGTCGCGACATCGGTCTGCGTGCCGAGGACGGCGAGCTGCTCCTGCGCCGCCGGGCGATTGACGTCGAGCGACGCCATCAGCACCTTCTTGCGCTCTTTTTCTTTGAGGCGCTTGGCGAGCTTGGCCGTGCTCGTGGTCTTGCCCGAGCCCTGCAGGCCGACCATCATGATGACGGCCGGTGGCGTCACGTCGATCAACAACTCGCTGGTCTCGGCGCCCAATGTCTCGGTCAGCGTGTCGGAGACGATCTTGACGACCATCTGCCCCGGCGTGACCGAGCGCAGAACGTCCGACCCCACCGCGCGCTCGGTCGCCTTGTCGACGAACGCGCGCACGACCGGCAAGGCGACGTCGGCTTCCAGCAGGGCGATTCGGACCTCGCGCATCGCGGCACGCACGTCCGCCTCGGTCAGCGCGCCGCGCCCCCGAAGCTTCTCGAACACCCCACCGAGCCGATCGCTCAGACTATCGAACATCACCACCTCATTGCGGCAGAAGCCGCTGAAAAACCAACCAAAACGCCACAACGCACAAAGCGCCGGTGGGCGAAACCTCGCCGACCAGCGTCTATCCTTGGACAGTGAAAATCCAGGACTGTCAGGGCGCCCGGGCAGTTGGACAACCGCGCCGGAACAACGGCTCCTTAACGAAATCCGCCGGTTAAGACAAGAAGGCAGGCATCCGGGCCTGCGGTGGACGCACGGAGAGGCCGAATCAGAAAGGCTTTGGCAGGAATTTGCCGCTATGGCGCTTGCAGTTTGGAAATCCGCTCTTAGCTGCTATTCTGCGCGACAGAGCCAAGGAATGAGGGTGCAGTGGCAGCGGACGACGTAAATTCAGTTGCGGTAGAGAGCGAGCCTACCCCGGGCACACTTAGCCGTCGCCATCTCCTCATGGGCGGCGCCATGCTGGCCGTCAGCGGCCTTGCCGTCGCGCGCGAGCCACATCAGCGTTACCGCGACCTCTCCGACAAGCAGTTCGAGGCCCTGTTCCCCAAGGCGTTCGGCGATTGGAAGACGCTCCCGGTCAGCGAGCTCGTGTTGCCGCCCGAGAGCGACCTTGCCAACAAGCTCTATCAACACATTCTCACGCGTACCTACGTCAATTCCAAGGGCGTGGGCGTGATGTTCCTGGCGGCTTACAACAGCAAGCAGTTGAACAACGTCCAGCTCCACCGCCCCGAAATCTGCTATTATGCTGGGGGCTTCGCGATCAAGAATAGCGAACCCATCAGTCTTCCGGTCGATGTCGCCGGCCATCAGACAGTCATTCCGGCTCGGTCGGTGACAGCAGTGCTCGGCTCGCGCAACGAGAACATCCTGTACTGGACGCGCATCGGTTCCGACTTCCCGCAAAGCTGGCTGATGCAG
This genomic window contains:
- the trmD gene encoding tRNA (guanosine(37)-N1)-methyltransferase TrmD produces the protein MTFTAQILTLYPEMFPGPLGISLAGRALGEGAWSCAPIQIRDFATDKHKSVDDTPAGGGAGMVLRADVLARAVDHALDARPDLPVLAMTPRGTPITQARVRTLAEGPGATILCGRFEGFDERLFEGRPIEQVSMGDIILSGGEIGAFMLLDACIRLLPGVMGAASSGVEESFENGLLEYPQYTRPQEWEGRMIPEVLRSGDHAKIAAWRKQRAEDDTRLRRPDLWERYRNARD
- a CDS encoding class I SAM-dependent methyltransferase; its protein translation is MNAIVLDNEGIGCLPAPDCPLCGESGTQHYRDLRDPMFGAPGRWGLRICRDPHCGSGWIDPMPTPQSLATLYQSYHTHDQAPVIVAPEGAASHAPALRYRLLGLLPWWKHHYQSGLNYFAHRKPGVMLDVGCGSGGFLRSIVEAGWSAVGIDFDEQAVAVASQVRGAQVFATDIFDPRFDGKRFDGILLDNVIEHVPEPGRTIARCGELLAPGGRLVMITPNVDALGHRHFGEHWRGLETPRHLHLFTRRALRNLAVSNGLRSAKVFAKPSSRQFNFMVGASEEIMRTRGLRTRRWPVAKRLLRVKSLLSALLGGGEAEFLVCIADRPARPQSR
- the rimM gene encoding ribosome maturation factor RimM (Essential for efficient processing of 16S rRNA); amino-acid sequence: MPVDRPVTLAAVIGAHGVTGEVRLKLFGDGPESLKRYKSFEAVGRTLTLKTVRDGSNGAVARFAEITDRNAAEALRGVELTVPRSALPPLEPGEYYHVDLIGLSCVAESAEAVGTVVAVENFGAGDVIEIEKPGGKRFMVPMLPEAVLDWNEERLVLSSLFLAD
- the rpsP gene encoding 30S ribosomal protein S16; amino-acid sequence: MATSIRLSRGGSKKRPYYKIVVTDSRSPRDGRFIERIGSYNPLLAKDDEKRVVLDTERAKHWVSVGAQPTDRVARFLDAAGVKERAARNNPNKAEPGQKAKDRAEDKATKLAEAEEARKAAEEAANAPAEEPAAEAPAEEAPATEAAAEEQAEG
- the ffh gene encoding signal recognition particle protein — its product is MFDSLSDRLGGVFEKLRGRGALTEADVRAAMREVRIALLEADVALPVVRAFVDKATERAVGSDVLRSVTPGQMVVKIVSDTLTETLGAETSELLIDVTPPAVIMMVGLQGSGKTTSTAKLAKRLKEKERKKVLMASLDVNRPAAQEQLAVLGTQTDVATLPIVPGQQPVDIARRALQSAKLQGFDVLMLDTAGRLHVDQALMDEMKAVADVATPAEILLVVDSLTGQDAVNVAKSFTEQVPLTGVVLTRMDGDARGGAALSMRAVTGQPIKFAGTGEKLDAIEPFHPARVAQRILGMGDVVSLVERAAETIQQEDADKLAKRMAAGKFDLNDLRAQLSQMQRMGGLGMLAGMIPGLKKAQAQMTNAGVNDKTLVHLDALIGSMTLKEREKPELLNAKRKIRVAKGAGLQVQDVNRLLKMHKEMETAMKKIKKMGGLKGLAKMFAGGGGGGGLGGLLGGGGGTPGAGQGDLSALKGLPGMPDMPKLPPGFQNFLKK
- the epsI gene encoding exosortase-associated protein EpsI, V-type — its product is MAADDVNSVAVESEPTPGTLSRRHLLMGGAMLAVSGLAVAREPHQRYRDLSDKQFEALFPKAFGDWKTLPVSELVLPPESDLANKLYQHILTRTYVNSKGVGVMFLAAYNSKQLNNVQLHRPEICYYAGGFAIKNSEPISLPVDVAGHQTVIPARSVTAVLGSRNENILYWTRIGSDFPQSWLMQRIAMTKANIAGYLADGLLVRMSVIDKNYDESLHNMQSFIADMLKHSGEPTRDMVVGDA